The Nitrospira sp. nucleotide sequence CTATTGTTTCGCGACCTCGAACGCCTCAAGCAGCTACTCCACAATCGGTGGCGGCCCGTTCAGATCATCTTCGCGGGCAAAGCCCATCCCGCCGATGAGCCGGGGCGGTACTTTATTCATGAAGTGCTCAACTTTTGTAATGATCACAAGCTCGGTGGCCATATCGCCTTCCTGGAAGACTATGACATGCATATGGCCAAGTATCTCGTTCAAGGCGTCGATGTGTGGCTGAACACTCCGCGTGCACCACTCGAAGCGAGTGGCACCAGCGGCCAAAAGGCCGCGCTCAATGGAGTCATTAACCTCAGCGTCCTGGACGGATGGTGGCAGGAAGGCTACAACGGCGCGAACGGCTGGGGCATCCAGCCACTGCCTGAAGGAACCGATACGCAAGCACAAGATGCTCATGATGCCGAACAGCTTTTCCGCCTACTTGAACAAGAGGTTGTCCCGCTGTTCTACCAGCGCGATCTTGATGGCATTCCACGAGGCTGGCTGCACATTGTCAAAGAAAGCATCAAGACCGTGGCGCCACGCTTTTGCACCAAACGCATGGTCAAGGAATACATGAGGCAGCTGTATGCACCGGCCACTGCGCGCACTCCGAGCAAGTGGTAGCATGATCGTCAGAAAGTCTTTGTTCCCACGAGGTTGTCCATTCGTGATGAAGGGGCTGCCCGTCGGATTCGTACTGCTCGCGCTGAGCGGCGCCCTCCCCGTGGCGGCTGCTGCGCCATCCGCCAAGCCCGCTCTTACGGCAACAGAGCGAGAGGCCACGACACTCTATCAGGCAGGGGAATACCATCGCGCCATTGAGTTACTCCAAAAACTTCCCGCTGGCCAGGAACCTGGTCGCGAGGTGATCCGGTATGGACTCCTCAGTCAACTCAAGCTGGGAAAGCCTGAAGAAGCGTGGAAACTCTACCCTAGACTCGTTGCGACCAATCAGCCTGATGAAACAGCCGTGCTGCGTGAGATCGCACGAGGATTCATTCTTTCCCGAGTCCGAGATTCTCAGGAGCATATTCGAATTGCCGCCTACACAGCGCTGGCGGAAATGGGTGAAGGTGAGACGCTGCCGCTTCTCGAAGATGGCCTCCTGGACTCCTCAGCCCTTGTCCGTGCAAGGGCGGCGGAGGCTATCGGTCGAGCCGGACTGGCGGGACGATCGACCGCACTGAAACGTGCATTGCGAGACGAAGCGCCAGGCGTGCGTATCGCGGCCATCAATGCCCTCAGTGACGCCAAGGTATCCGGCATTACTGATCAACTGACGGAAATCGCCCGAGTCGACGAGGGCCCCGAGTCGATCTTTGCCTTCGCCGGGTTATACAAGCTCGGACGAACGGATGTGTTGACCGACATCTCCAGCGCCGTGACTTTGCCCGATCCCGAGGTACGAATGGCAGCATTGGGCGTGCTTGGGCGCCTCCGTCGCCCTACAAGCCTGTCAATTTTGAGCCAGGCCGTATACGACCCGCACCCTGCCGTCCGGGCCTTTGCAGCGGGAGCTCTGGGCGAATTCGGGAGCGTTGAGGGCATTGCTCCGCTGACCCATGCCCTGGGCGACGAAAACCCACGGGTCCGTGCAGTTGCCCTTTCCAGCCTTGGCCGGCTTGGCGTCGCGGAAACCCGGAGTGTCATCCAACCACTCTTGCGGGACGCTGACGAGCATGTTCGAATCAGTGCCGTGGAAGCCTTACTTCGATTAGGTGATGCCAGTGCGGTTTTGAACGCAGCGGATCTCGCCCGACATCCCGACCCATCCGTACGTGGCGATGTCGCGCACGCCCTGGCAATTGCGACGGCCCCCAGTGCACTGCCCATTCTGGAAACGCTACTCCGAGATCAACAACCGCTTCCTCGCCTCATGGCCGCCAGAGCCTTGGGCAAGTCCCAGTTAAAATCTCTCGTCCCCACCCTGAAGATCGGCCTCCAAGATTCCGATGCCGCAGTTCGGATTACCTCCGCAGGAAGCCTGGTGCACGTCCTGTCACGCAAAGGAAAGGCGCAGTAGCCACTAAGGCTGACCAGGCCGACTCCCACTGCTCGACGCACTGTCTGGTAAGGTCGCTCCCCATGCGAGGCACCTTGGAAACGATGCTTCGGGAAATCACCCTGGAAGGCGCTCGAGGCGTTCGCAAACATTGGCAGTCGCGGTATCAGGGTCCTAATTAGGAGAGGGGGGCAGAATGACGAGCCGGAAAAATCTAAAACAGCTTCGACGAGAGGAGATCCGCAAAGGACACGAGCACAGCTGTAACAATTCGAATGAATCAGGTACTACCAGTCGCAGGTGATGCTCTTATCAGAATGGAGGATGCCCAGACTCAGGACCAAAAAGATCTGGCAGAAATCAGGAGGAACTACCTATGAAATGGTGGAGAGAGTTTCT carries:
- a CDS encoding HEAT repeat domain-containing protein; the encoded protein is MMKGLPVGFVLLALSGALPVAAAAPSAKPALTATEREATTLYQAGEYHRAIELLQKLPAGQEPGREVIRYGLLSQLKLGKPEEAWKLYPRLVATNQPDETAVLREIARGFILSRVRDSQEHIRIAAYTALAEMGEGETLPLLEDGLLDSSALVRARAAEAIGRAGLAGRSTALKRALRDEAPGVRIAAINALSDAKVSGITDQLTEIARVDEGPESIFAFAGLYKLGRTDVLTDISSAVTLPDPEVRMAALGVLGRLRRPTSLSILSQAVYDPHPAVRAFAAGALGEFGSVEGIAPLTHALGDENPRVRAVALSSLGRLGVAETRSVIQPLLRDADEHVRISAVEALLRLGDASAVLNAADLARHPDPSVRGDVAHALAIATAPSALPILETLLRDQQPLPRLMAARALGKSQLKSLVPTLKIGLQDSDAAVRITSAGSLVHVLSRKGKAQ